A single region of the Planctomycetia bacterium genome encodes:
- a CDS encoding non-heme iron oxygenase ferredoxin subunit, whose protein sequence is MSDEWVRVASVTDLPTGEVRQVALGDIPVAIYNIGGKIFATEDRCPHDRAFMSEGYLEDDHIECPMHQALFHVPTGKVMRGPAKVDLRTFEATVRGDDILLKPR, encoded by the coding sequence TTGAGCGACGAATGGGTGCGGGTGGCTTCCGTGACCGACCTTCCCACCGGAGAAGTACGGCAGGTGGCGCTCGGGGACATCCCGGTGGCGATCTATAACATCGGCGGCAAGATCTTCGCGACCGAAGACCGCTGCCCACACGACCGCGCATTCATGTCCGAGGGATATCTCGAGGATGACCACATCGAATGCCCGATGCACCAAGCGCTCTTCCATGTTCCAACGGGTAAGGTGATGCGAGGTCCCGCGAAGGTGGACCTGCGCACTTTCGAGGCGACCGTGCGCGGCGATGACATCCTACTCAAGCCGCGTTAA